In Pseudorca crassidens isolate mPseCra1 chromosome 13, mPseCra1.hap1, whole genome shotgun sequence, the following proteins share a genomic window:
- the LOC137205097 gene encoding free fatty acid receptor 4-like: MTYKEIPICTLVWPSIAGEISWDVSFVTLNFLVPGLLIVISYSKILQITKASRRRLTTTLASSESHQLRVSQQDVRLFRTLFLLMISFFVMWSPIIVTILLILIQNFEQNLVIWPSLFFWVVAFTFANSAVNPILYNMSLFRNEWRKFFHCFFFSEKGAMFTDTSVRRNDLSVISS, translated from the coding sequence GAAATTCCGATTTGCACACTGGTTTGGCCCAGCATTGCCGGAGAAATCTCCTGGGATGTGTCATTTGTTACTTTGAACTTCTTGGTACCAGGACTGCTTATTGTGATCAGTTACTCCAAAATTTTACAGATCACGAAGGCGTCAAGGAGAAGGCTCACGACGACCCTGGCTTCCTCGGAGAGCCACCAGCTCCGTGTGTCCCAGCAGGACGTCCGGCTCTTCCGCACCCTGTTCCTGCTCATGATCTCCTTCTTCGTCATGTGGAGCCCCATCATCGTCACCATCCTCCTCATTCTGATCCAGAACTTTGAGCAAAACCTGGTCATCTGGCCGTCCCTCTTCTTCTGGGTGGTGGCCTTCACCTTTGCCAACTCGGCCGTCAACCCCATTCTCTACAACATGTCACTGTTTAGGAACGAATGGAGGAAATTTTTTCACTGCTTCTTCTTCTCAGAAAAGGGAGCCATGTTTACAGACACATCTGTCAGAAGAAATGATCTGTCTGTTATTTCCAGCTAG